The following coding sequences lie in one Benincasa hispida cultivar B227 chromosome 6, ASM972705v1, whole genome shotgun sequence genomic window:
- the LOC120079460 gene encoding 23 kDa jasmonate-induced protein-like: MICNIFGKAVTKWTVIGLPEYKNYDTEINRVELATVALAWKNSQGKGKEEEEALRSLEDLTARIARQEDRFTLGWIYNASGGAITLLDRRNGSGDLAASTLCPLRIENGQWGVFVHKQIYSESSGAVVYEGFDYLNSTTSYWCVAWKNISRLSSAQVHVKIGRDVDWCENEWNNVYKALERCGSLHRTKEEGWRSVISASPGPHVVFEALLTMKHL; encoded by the exons ATGATCTGCAACATATTCGGAAAAGCAGTAACGAAATGGACGGTAATCGGCCTACCGGAATACAAGAACTACGATACCGAAATCAACAGGGTTGAGTTGGCGACGGTAGCTCTAGCCTGGAAGAACTCGCAGGgaaagggaaaagaagaagaagaggccTTGAGATCTCTGGAGGATCTTACAGCTCGCATCGCGCGACAGGAGGACCGATTCACTCTCGGTTGGATCTACAACGCCAGCGGTGGGGCGATCACGCTGCTCGACAGACGTAATGGCAGTGGTGATCTTGCTGCTTCAACTCTTTGTCCACTGCGAATTGAGAATGGACAATGGGGTGTGTTTGTTCATAAACAGAtttattctgaatcatctggaGCTGTTGTGTATGAAGGCTTTGATTATCTTAATTCTACCACTTCTTATTGGTGTGTTGCTTGGAAGAATATCTCAAGGCTTTCCTCTGCTCAG GTGCATGTGAAGATAGGAAGAGATGTAGATTGGTGCGAGAATGAATGGAACAATGTTTACAAAGCATTAGAAAGGTGTGGATCATTGCATAGGACCAAAGAGGAAGGATGGCGTTCAGTTATCTCAGCCAGCCCGGGCCCTCATGTTGTCTTTGAAGCACTTCTCACCATGAAACATCTCTGA